From Oreochromis niloticus isolate F11D_XX linkage group LG1, O_niloticus_UMD_NMBU, whole genome shotgun sequence, a single genomic window includes:
- the LOC100696575 gene encoding LOW QUALITY PROTEIN: protein C19orf12 homolog (The sequence of the model RefSeq protein was modified relative to this genomic sequence to represent the inferred CDS: inserted 1 base in 1 codon) gives MPARMDDVMRLCCEVSAHEEIKVAVKNSTKGAMVAGGSAFVGGLLGGPPGIAVGGAVGGLLGSWLTSGQFRPLPQILMELPPXQQRQLYESIMAVLGNLDWTDAAQLVSFVMGNSTLQQQVAAALISYVTKELRAEVRYKD, from the exons ATGCCCGCCCGGATGGATGACGTCATGCGTTTGTGCTGTGAAGTATCGGCTCACGAGGAGATCAAGGTCGCCGTGAAGAACTCCACCAAAGGGGCGATGGTGGCGGGAGGATCTGCGTTTGTGGGCGGGCTGCTCGGAGGACCTCCGGGGATCGCTGTCG GCGGCGCCGTTGGCGGTCTCCTGGGCAGCTGGCTGACCAGCGGGCAGTTCAGACCTCTGCCTCAGATCCTGATGGAGCTGCCTC CTCAGCAGAGGCAGCTCTACGAGTCCATCATGGCCGTCTTGGGGAACCTGGACTGGACGGACGCGGCCCAGCTCGTCTCGTTCGTGATGGGGAACTCCACCCTCCAGCAGCAGGTCGCCGCCGCCTTAATTAGCTACGTCACCAAGGAGCTGAGAGCCGAGGTGCGCTACAAGGACTGA